A window of the Cicer arietinum cultivar CDC Frontier isolate Library 1 chromosome 6, Cicar.CDCFrontier_v2.0, whole genome shotgun sequence genome harbors these coding sequences:
- the LOC113786971 gene encoding homeobox-leucine zipper protein HDG8-like, with the protein MVGGGNRRDDGSLVISNTNVFAALDTLKKKKKKKKSDKERKSKRVHPIPNRRNWNLRHTKTEDIERVQIGQETGLAASQIKHWLHNKRTLLKGSTPQESKVLTMQNLLHENQRLRKEHRKLSNFNGKKQRKNPVEPLIFKDFQYILQSSLGGFGHKNNETNVPDQHIAAVTPHIPAIIDHNIPVIDKHIDFIIPSNVSMFDQYVADSAPIHVPALSGPADSGPYQNISAIILNQNEPALSYSVYDQNCSAVTDALDQSVTDITSAITPVAAENDHLSFSVTTVATEKNLVTSAAAEQKNCAIITSEPSENVPADFIYGVPHFIDDGKLCDVTPPAHDENVVAYGDTPFLDEIFCATNGAAVKDIDDISALLTAIDQDIPAFEINMFNLSNVLHDTPVPTNHENIIVIDEETPVPAQDPHMSTIDEDFIVPKQETGEAPHPITIGWEMEKQLIMETANNAMEELIRLLKLNEPFWFRSTEDERFVFQRETYDKIYHKSSYLKGPRKRTEATKDSVIVSMGAAQLVDMFLNSEKWMNLFPTIVKDAVTVEVYEEGSMENRNGALQLMNAKMHILSPLVPTRVASFLRYCKQIEEGVWVIADVSVSVGSILDATCPPNVWKFPSGCMIQELTNHSCRVSWVEHIEVDDKSKTDLLFRKTICSNNGYRAERWLLTLERMCQRFSTHSIQTIPSLGLGEINTNEGVMKLGERMLKMYYEALDLSTNLDFPHLNTLDSDAVRVSVRKCTDPGTENGVILTASNSFWLSLSPRIVSDFFKDNSRRPEWDVLTKNYPVEEIHRITSGINPGNFTSIIQPLHPARNEMRILQECYTHAMESVLVYCPIDAGTMDCIIRGEEGSEMMPLLPSGLTITGDGRFSETKCGQGKTEGTVVTLLYQLLIGRPTDMDKPDLGAVNKMNSFVTSAVDKIRVALNCVDDY; encoded by the exons gcATACCAAAACCGAAGATATTGAGCGTGTTCAAATAGGCCAGGAAACAGGGCTTGCTGCAAGTCAAATCAAGCATTGGCTCCACAATAAGAGGACCCTATTAAAG GGGTCTACACCGCAAGAATCAAAAGTACTTACTATGCAAAACTTGCTTCACGAAAATCAAAGGTTACGCAAAGAG CATAGGAAACTATCGAACTTCAATGGCAAAAAGCAAAGGAAAAATCCAGTGGAGCCTCTAATATTTAAAGATTTTCAATACATACTTCAATCTTCACTTGGAGGTTTTGGACACAAAAACAATGAAACAAATGTTCCTGATCAACATATTGCTGCTGTTACTCCACATATTCCTGCTATAATTGATCACAATATTCCTGTTATTGATAAGCATATTGATTTTATCATTCCTTCTAATGTTTCAATGTTTGATCAATATGTTGCTGATTCTGCACCTATTCATGTTCCTGCTCTTAGTGGTCCTGCAGATTCTGGCCCATATCAAAATATTTCAGCAATTATTCTCAATCAGAATGAACCTGCCCTTTCGTATTCTGTCTATGATCAAAATTGTTCTGCTGTTACTGATGCACTTGATCAAAGTGTGACAGATATTACATCTGCAATTACTCCTGTTGCAGCTGAGAATGATCATCTAAGTTTTTCTGTTACAACAGTTGCAACTGAAAAAAATCTTGTTACTTCTGCTGCCGCTGAGCAAAAAAATTGTGCCATTATTACTTCAGAACCTAGTGAGAATGTTCCAGCTGATTTCATTTATGGTGTTCCACATTTCATAGATGATGGAAAATTGTGTGATGTTACTCCTCCTGCACATGATGAAAATGTTGTAGCTTATGGTGATACACCTTttcttgatgaaattttttgtgCTACTAATGGTGCAGCAGTTAAAGATATTGATGATATTTCAGCTCTGTTGACAGCTATTGATCAAGATATTCCTGCTTTTGAGATAAATATGTTTAATCTTTCTAATGTCCTTCATGATACTCCTGTTCCTACCAATCATGAGAACATTATTGTGATTGATGAAGAAACACCCGTTCCTGCTCAGGATCCCCACATGTCTACCATTGATGAGGATTTTATTGTTCCTAAACAAGAGACTGGTGAAGCTCCCCACCCAATAACCATAGGTTGGGAAATGGAAAAACAGCTGATCATGGAGACTGCTAATAATGCTATGGAAGAATTAATAAGGCTTCTTAAATTGAATGAGCCTTTCTGGTTTAGGTCTACAGAAGATGAGAGATTCGTTTTTCAACGTGAGACCTATGACAAGATTTACCATAAGAGCAGTTATTTAAAGGGGCCTCGTAAGCGTACAGAGGCAACCAAAGATTCAGTTATAGTAAGCATGGGTGCTGCACAGTTGGTTGACATGTTTCTAAATTCG GAAAAATGGATGAATCTTTTTCCAACAATTGTTAAAGATGCAGTAACAGTGGAAGTATATGAAGAAGGTTCGATGGAAAACAGAAATGGAGCTTTGCAGTTG ATGAATGCAAAAATGCATATTCTATCCCCATTGGTGCCAACACGAGTTGCCTCATTCCTTCGATATTGTAAGCAAATAGAAGAAGGCGTATGGGTGATAGCAGATGTGTCAGTGTCAGTCGGTTCCATACTAGATGCCACCTGTCCTCCTAATGTTTGGAAGTTTCCATCTGGATGCATGATTCAGGAACTTACCAATCACTCCTGCAGG gtatctTGGGTGGAACACATAGAAGTGGATGATAAGAGTAAAACTGACTTGCTATTCAGAAAAACTATTTGTAGCAATAATGGATATAGAGCTGAAAGATGGCTTTTGACATTGGAAAGAATGTGCCAGAGATTTTCAACTCATTCAATTCAAACTATTCCTTCTCTAGGACTAGGAG AGATTAATACAAATGAAGGA GTGATGAAGCTTGGAGAACGTATGTTGAAAATGTATTATGAAGCACTTGACTTGTCAACTAACTTAGACTTTCCACATTTAAATACGTTGGATAGTGACGCCGTTAGAGTATCTGTTCGCAAGTGCACAGATCCAGGGACTGAAAACGGCGTTATCCTAACTGCTTCTAACTCCTTTTGGCTTTCTCTTTCTCCTCGTATTGTTTCTGATTTTTTCAAAGACAATAGTAGAAGACCCgag TGGGATGTTCTTACCAAAAATTATCCAGTGGAGGAGATTCACCGCATCACTAGTGGAATTAACCCTGGGAACTTTACTTCCATTATTCAG CCTCTACACCCTGCAAGGAATGAAATGAGGATTCTACAAGAATGTTACACACATGCAATGGAATCTGTGTTGGTGTATTGTCCAATAGATGCAGGAACAATGGATTGTATAATAAGAGGAGAAGAAGGTTCTGAAATGATGCCTCTTCTTCCTTCTGGTTTAACAATAACAGGGGATGGTAGATTTTCAGAGACAAAATGTGGACAAGGTAAAACCGAAGGTACGGTTGTGACTTTGTTGTATCAATTGCTCATTGGTAGACCAACTGATATGGATAAACCAGACCTGGGAGCTGTCAACAAAATGAACTCATTTGTTACTTCAGCTGTCGACAAAATCAGAGTTGCTTTGAATTGTGTTGATGATTATTGa
- the LOC101503420 gene encoding LOW QUALITY PROTEIN: transcription factor EAT1-like (The sequence of the model RefSeq protein was modified relative to this genomic sequence to represent the inferred CDS: inserted 1 base in 1 codon): MWGGWAESVVGDLLMFRELFQSLPRGYSLPMSSRNGSLFGGGDEMEGDGSQLDMGVLEFNRVTASVGKGRGGKATEHFATEKQRREQLNGKYKILRSLIPNPTKIDRASVLGDAIEYIRELVRTKNELTLLVERKRHGREMSKRLKTEDDAAESCNIKPFGDADGSIRTSWLQRKSKDSAVXVRIIDNDVTIKLIQRKKVNCLLFVSKVLDELQLELYHVAGGFVGEYFSFLLKSKVIEGSSVYPSAIANRVIDVLDTQYAAVVPILSRL, encoded by the exons ATGTGGGGTGGTTGGGCTGAATCGGTTGTGGGTGATTTGTTGATGTTTcg AGAATTGTTTCAATCTCTCCCTCGAGGATATAGTTTGCCGATGAGCTCAAGGAATGGTTCTCTTTTTGGTGGAGGGGATGAGATGGAAGGAGATGGTAGCCAGCTTGATATGGGAGTGCTGGAATTCAATAGGGTCACTGCTTCTGTTGGCAAAGGAAGGGGAGGAAAAGCTACCGAACATTTTGCAACTGAGAAACAAAGAAGAGAGCAATTGAAtggaaaatacaaaattttgagGAGTCTCATCCCAAATCCCACCAAG ATTGATAGAGCATCAGTGTTGGGAGATGCTATTGAGTATATAAGAGAACTAGTTAGAACAAAGAATGAGCTGACATTATTGGTTGAGAGGAAAAGACATGGGAGGGAAATGAGCAAGAGACTTAAAACTGAAGATGATGCTGCAGAAAGCTGTAATATAAAGCCTTTTGGTGATGCAGATGGAAGCATAAGGACCTCATGGCTGCAGAGGAAATCCAAAGACAGTGCGG ATGTCCGGATTATTGATAATGATGTTACGATCAAACTGATTCAGAGGAAGAAGGTTAATTGCTTGCTGTTTGTTTCCAAGGTTTTGGATGAACTTCAGTTGGAACTTTACCATGTTGCAGGTGGATTTGTTGGTGAATATTTTAGCTTCTTGCTCAAAAGCAAG GTAATTGAAGGTTCATCAGTGTATCCAAGTGCCATAGCCAACAGGGTGATTGATGTTTTGGACACTCAATATGCAGCAGTTGTTCCAATTTTAAGTAGGCTATAG
- the LOC101503759 gene encoding transcription factor bHLH91-like yields the protein MSSGSGDRQNMHDQTDCFDPNTMAEDVNFSQILQNQTTNSNNSLEENLRPSMNEVSTLTNGLTLSSIDIEQQNLGLNIGNSYNNNMDNHLVQEVYQHSTWDSSVQEMQDICYANHQEHHQLHEQHFQQIVEAQNCSQSYNPSSILDPPYPSPDLLNLLHLPRCSASSLLTNPSNICITNSTQKTPNFQSSMNFLGDLPIGSDNISGSSVLYDPLFHLNLPPQPPALRELFQSLPRGYSLPTSSRNGSLFGGGDEMEGDGSQLDMGVLEFNRVTASVGKGRRGKATKHFATEKQRREQLNGKYKILRSLIPNPTKVDRASVVGDAIEYIRELVRTKNELTLLVERKRHGREMSKRLKTEDDAAESCNIKPFGDADGSIRTSWLQRKSKDSEVDVRIIDNDVTIKLIQRKKVNCLLFVSKVLDELQLELCHVAGGLVGEYFSFLLNSKVIEGSSVYASAIANRVIDVLDTQYAAVVPNLSRL from the exons ATGAGTTCAGGTTCAGGAGACAGGCAAAATATGCATGATCAAACTGATTGCTTTGATCCCAACACAATGGCAGAAGATGTAAACTTTTCTCAAATTCTGCAAAATCAAACCACAAACAGCAATAATAGCCTTGAAGAGAATTTGAGGCCTTCTATGAATGAAGTTTCCACTTTGACAAATGGACTCACTCTCTCATCCATAGACATTGAACAACAAAATCTTGGTTTGAACATAGGGAACTCCTACAACAACAACATGGATAACCATTTGGTGCAAGAAGTGTATCAGCACTCAACTTGGGACTCTAGTGTTCAAGAAATGCAAGATATTTGCTATGCTAATCACCAAGAACACCACCAACTACATGAACAACATTTTCAACAAATTGTTGAGGCACAAAACTGCAGCCAAAGCTACAATCCCTCTTCTATACTTGACCCTCCTTACCCTTCACCAGATCTATTAAACCTTCTCCACTTACCTAGATGTTCAGCTTCATCTTTGCTCACAAATCCATCCAACATTTGCATCACAAACTCAACTCAGAAAACACCCAATTTTCAGAGTTCAATGAATTTTCTTGGTGACCTTCCAATAGGATCAGACAACATAAGTGGATCCTCAGTTCTTTACGATCCTCTTTTTCATTTGAACCTTCCTCCACAGCCTCCAGCCCTCAGAGAATTGTTTCAATCTCTCCCTCGAGGATATAGTTTGCCGACGAGCTCAAGGAATGGTTCTCTTTTTGGTGGAGGGGATGAGATGGAGGGAGATGGTAGCCAGCTTGATATGGGAGTGCTGGAATTCAATAGGGTCACTGCTTCTGTTGGCAAAGGAAGGAGAGGAAAAGCTACCAAACATTTTGCAACTGAGAAACAAAGAAGAGAGCAATTGAAtggaaaatacaaaattttgagGAGTCTCATCCCAAATCCCACCAAG GTTGATAGAGCATCAGTGGTGGGAGATGCTATTGAGTATATAAGAGAACTAGTTAGAACAAAGAATGAGCTGACATTATTGGTGGAGAGGAAAAGACATGGGAGGGAAATGAGCAAGAGACTTAAAACTGAAGATGATGCTGCAGAAAGCTGTAATATAAAGCCTTTTGGTGATGCAGATGGAAGCATAAGGACCTCATGGCTGCAGAGGAAATCCAAAGACAGTGAGGTTGATGTCCGGATTATTGATAATGATGTTACGATCAAACTGATTCAGAGGAAGAAGGTTAATTGCTTGCTGTTTGTTTCCAAGGTTTTGGATGAACTTCAGTTGGAACTTTGCCATGTTGCAGGTGGACTTGTTGGTGAATATTTTAGCTTCTTGCTCAATAGCAAG GTAATTGAAGGTTCATCAGTATATGCAAGTGCCATAGCCAACAGGGTGATTGATGTTTTGGACACTCAATATGCAGCAGTTGTTCCAAATTTAAGTAGGCTATAG
- the LOC101505570 gene encoding uncharacterized protein isoform X2, producing MDNTAPFQSFLQVLPPVDFACVYGSSLHPTKHDKTTMIDYILGVSDPKQWHSENLKLNKHHYASWMVHLGGERLITDVADRIGVGVHFNAFVNWNGKVHIVVDNLDISNINSDNLRAALSASLLLLPSEFTEADLYAKVCSLSYMGDVRMLFAEDKNKVKKIVTGQFDLFHTMYKPFLEEYEAKKFLKLSSTVNDQIQVSQDCDLSVSCSLVSALPPSIRSQMCMKQGGDMKSSQTGRIINDTKIRSREGDANCLQRILRRKVMVSSARQAISGLLAVGGVNATRYVANKVNKAWKSWR from the exons ATGGATAATACAGCACCCTTTCAAAGTTTTCTTCAGGTTCTTCCCCCTGTTGATTTTGCATGTGTTTATGGATCATCTCTTCATCCAACCAAGCATGACAAG ACAACCATGATTGATTATATTCTTGGCGTGTCTGATCCCAAACAATGGCATTCTGAG AATCTGAAATTGAACAAGCATCACTATGCATCATGGATGGTGCACCTTGGTGGAGAAAGGCTG ATTACCGATGTTGCAGATAGAATTGGTGTGGGAGTACATTTCAACGCTTTTGTTAATTGGAACGGAAAG GTTCATATTGTTGTTGATAATTTGGACATAAGCAACATCAATTCCGATAACCTGCGAGCTGCGTTGTCAGCTTCTCTTCTCCTGCTTCCATCAGAATTCACAGAG GCTGATCTGTATGCTAAAGTTTGTAGTCTTTCATATATGGGTGATGTGCGCATGTTATTTGCTGAGGATAAAAATAAG GTGAAGAAGATTGTAACTGGGCAGTTTGATCTATTTCATACGATGTATAAGCCATTTCTTGAAGAATATGAGGCTAAGAAGTTCTTGAAGCTTTCGTCCACTGTCAATGACCAAATACAAGTCTCTCAG GATTGTGACTTATCAGTTTCTTGCTCTCTAGTTTCTGCTCTTCCTCCATCAATCAGAAGCCAGATGTGCATGAAGCAAGGAGGGGATATGAAATCAAGTCAAACTG GTAGAATCATAAATGATACCAAAATTAGATCAAGAGAAGGGGATGCAAATTGCTTGCAGAGAATTCTGAGGCGAAAGGTAATGGTTTCGAGTGCAAGGCAGGCCATATCTGGCTTACTGGCTGTTGGTGGGGTAAACGCTACCAGATATGTTGCTAACAAAGTTAACAAAGCCTGGAAGTCATGGAGATGA
- the LOC101505570 gene encoding uncharacterized protein isoform X1: MDNTAPFQSFLQVLPPVDFACVYGSSLHPTKHDKTTMIDYILGVSDPKQWHSENLKLNKHHYASWMVHLGGERLITDVADRIGVGVHFNAFVNWNGKMFKYGVVRMHDLLRDVQYWEKFYLCGRLQKPVHIVVDNLDISNINSDNLRAALSASLLLLPSEFTEADLYAKVCSLSYMGDVRMLFAEDKNKVKKIVTGQFDLFHTMYKPFLEEYEAKKFLKLSSTVNDQIQVSQDCDLSVSCSLVSALPPSIRSQMCMKQGGDMKSSQTGRIINDTKIRSREGDANCLQRILRRKVMVSSARQAISGLLAVGGVNATRYVANKVNKAWKSWR; this comes from the exons ATGGATAATACAGCACCCTTTCAAAGTTTTCTTCAGGTTCTTCCCCCTGTTGATTTTGCATGTGTTTATGGATCATCTCTTCATCCAACCAAGCATGACAAG ACAACCATGATTGATTATATTCTTGGCGTGTCTGATCCCAAACAATGGCATTCTGAG AATCTGAAATTGAACAAGCATCACTATGCATCATGGATGGTGCACCTTGGTGGAGAAAGGCTG ATTACCGATGTTGCAGATAGAATTGGTGTGGGAGTACATTTCAACGCTTTTGTTAATTGGAACGGAAAG ATGTTCAAGTATGGGGTTGTTCGAATGCATGACTTACTTCGAGATGTTCAGTATTGGGAAAAATTCTACTTGTGTGGTAGATTACAGAAACCA GTTCATATTGTTGTTGATAATTTGGACATAAGCAACATCAATTCCGATAACCTGCGAGCTGCGTTGTCAGCTTCTCTTCTCCTGCTTCCATCAGAATTCACAGAG GCTGATCTGTATGCTAAAGTTTGTAGTCTTTCATATATGGGTGATGTGCGCATGTTATTTGCTGAGGATAAAAATAAG GTGAAGAAGATTGTAACTGGGCAGTTTGATCTATTTCATACGATGTATAAGCCATTTCTTGAAGAATATGAGGCTAAGAAGTTCTTGAAGCTTTCGTCCACTGTCAATGACCAAATACAAGTCTCTCAG GATTGTGACTTATCAGTTTCTTGCTCTCTAGTTTCTGCTCTTCCTCCATCAATCAGAAGCCAGATGTGCATGAAGCAAGGAGGGGATATGAAATCAAGTCAAACTG GTAGAATCATAAATGATACCAAAATTAGATCAAGAGAAGGGGATGCAAATTGCTTGCAGAGAATTCTGAGGCGAAAGGTAATGGTTTCGAGTGCAAGGCAGGCCATATCTGGCTTACTGGCTGTTGGTGGGGTAAACGCTACCAGATATGTTGCTAACAAAGTTAACAAAGCCTGGAAGTCATGGAGATGA
- the LOC101505570 gene encoding uncharacterized protein isoform X3, which yields MLQIELVWEYISTLLLIGTERYYQLFDSVVKRMFKYGVVRMHDLLRDVQYWEKFYLCGRLQKPVHIVVDNLDISNINSDNLRAALSASLLLLPSEFTEADLYAKVCSLSYMGDVRMLFAEDKNKVKKIVTGQFDLFHTMYKPFLEEYEAKKFLKLSSTVNDQIQVSQDCDLSVSCSLVSALPPSIRSQMCMKQGGDMKSSQTGRIINDTKIRSREGDANCLQRILRRKVMVSSARQAISGLLAVGGVNATRYVANKVNKAWKSWR from the exons ATGTTGCAGATAGAATTGGTGTGGGAGTACATTTCAACGCTTTTGTTAATTGGAACGGAAAGGTATTACCAACTTTTTGATTCAGTAGTGAAGCGT ATGTTCAAGTATGGGGTTGTTCGAATGCATGACTTACTTCGAGATGTTCAGTATTGGGAAAAATTCTACTTGTGTGGTAGATTACAGAAACCA GTTCATATTGTTGTTGATAATTTGGACATAAGCAACATCAATTCCGATAACCTGCGAGCTGCGTTGTCAGCTTCTCTTCTCCTGCTTCCATCAGAATTCACAGAG GCTGATCTGTATGCTAAAGTTTGTAGTCTTTCATATATGGGTGATGTGCGCATGTTATTTGCTGAGGATAAAAATAAG GTGAAGAAGATTGTAACTGGGCAGTTTGATCTATTTCATACGATGTATAAGCCATTTCTTGAAGAATATGAGGCTAAGAAGTTCTTGAAGCTTTCGTCCACTGTCAATGACCAAATACAAGTCTCTCAG GATTGTGACTTATCAGTTTCTTGCTCTCTAGTTTCTGCTCTTCCTCCATCAATCAGAAGCCAGATGTGCATGAAGCAAGGAGGGGATATGAAATCAAGTCAAACTG GTAGAATCATAAATGATACCAAAATTAGATCAAGAGAAGGGGATGCAAATTGCTTGCAGAGAATTCTGAGGCGAAAGGTAATGGTTTCGAGTGCAAGGCAGGCCATATCTGGCTTACTGGCTGTTGGTGGGGTAAACGCTACCAGATATGTTGCTAACAAAGTTAACAAAGCCTGGAAGTCATGGAGATGA